One Dromiciops gliroides isolate mDroGli1 chromosome 3, mDroGli1.pri, whole genome shotgun sequence DNA segment encodes these proteins:
- the LOC122748016 gene encoding olfactory receptor 52I1-like gives MLGSSSNQSLLNTATFILLGVPGLEAVHLWLAVPLSAMYSVALLGNIIIVTVIWTDNALHEPMYHFLCVLAAVDIVMSTSVTPKMLNIFWSGNGIIGFAACFTQMYIVHATTAIETGLLLAMAFDRYIAICKPLHYQTILTPRTMIGMGVGIIARAITAMTPMTWMVVHLPYCASHVVPHSYCEHMAVAKLACADHMPSSLYSLIVSFIIVGIDVTFIATSYSLILKAVFSLPSRDARVKALSTCGSHVSVMGLYYLPAMVSIYMAWLGQEMVPLHTQVLLADFYLVIPPMLNPLIYGLKTKRIRERVWNVVNTSLPGCICQKSAKEKRPTQVFAMEYSESSCGAEAQK, from the coding sequence ATGCTGGGCTCTTCATCTAACCAATCATTATTGAACACAGCTACTTTCATCCTTCTGGGTGTCCCAGGGCTGGAGGCAGTCCACCTTTGGCTGGCAGTCCCACTGAGTGCCATGTACTCTGTAGCTCTTTTAGGAAATATTATCATCGTGACTGTGATTTGGACAGACAATGCCCTACATGAGCCCATGTATCACTTCCTATGTGTTCTGGCTGCTGTGGACATTGTCATGTCAACTTCTGTGACTCCCAAGATGTTGAACATCTTCTGGTCAGGCAATGGCATCATTGGCTTTGCTGCCTGTTTCACCCAAATGTACATTGTCCATGCTACCACAGCAATAGAAACAGGGTTACTCCTGGCCATGGCCTTTGACCGCTATATAGCCATCTGTAAACCTTTGCACTACCAAACCATCCTCACACCACGGACCATGATAGGGATGGGTGTGGGTATTATAGCAAGGGCTATCACAGCTATGACTCCAATGACCTGGATGGTGGTCCATCTGCCATACTGTGCCTCCCATGTGGTCCCCCATTCCTATTGTGAACACATGGCTGTGGCCAAGCTGGCATGTGCTGATCATATGCCCAGCAGTCTTTATAGCTTGATTGTTTCCTTCATCATTGTGGGGATTGATGTGACCTTCATTGCTACCTCCTACAGTCTGATCCTAAAGGCTGTATTCAGTCTGCCCTCTCGAGATGCACGGGTCAAAGCACTCAGCACATGTGGTTCACATGTGAGTGTCATGGGTCTCTACTACTTGCCAGCCATGGTATCCATATATATGGCCTGGTTGGGGCAGGAAATGGTGCCCTTGCACACCCAGGTGCTGCTGGCTGATTTCTACCTAGTAATTCCTCCTATGCTGAACCCTCTTATCTATGGCCTGAAGACAAAGCGTATCCGGGAGAGAGTGTGGAATGTAGTGAACACCAGCCTACCTGGCTGCATCTGCCAAAAGTCagcaaaagagaaaagacctacTCAAGTGTTTGCAATGGAATACAGTGAATCCAGTTGTGGGGCAGAAGCTCAGAAGTAA